One part of the Tunicatimonas pelagia genome encodes these proteins:
- a CDS encoding DUF6686 family protein: MPPCQPQVLYQAHRICIAQCKCCHRISLYYANLLAGFSPQDFDNFCHNVQNTDFDEFGMLFPEGEKNIVLQTCHRDIQFTFIRHEYEQLRQALAETQVLLQVQQVLDPNK, encoded by the coding sequence ATGCCTCCCTGCCAGCCCCAAGTACTCTACCAAGCACACCGCATTTGCATTGCCCAGTGCAAGTGCTGTCACCGCATTAGTCTGTACTACGCTAACTTGTTAGCAGGCTTTTCCCCGCAAGATTTCGATAACTTCTGCCATAATGTTCAGAACACGGACTTTGATGAATTCGGGATGTTGTTTCCGGAAGGTGAAAAAAATATCGTACTACAAACCTGCCATCGCGATATTCAATTCACCTTCATCCGCCACGAGTACGAACAGTTGAGGCAAGCCTTAGCCGAGACCCAAGTACTACTTCAAGTGCAACAGGTACTAGACCCTAACAAATGA
- a CDS encoding FecCD family ABC transporter permease yields the protein MPSVLTVRKSNSRTLTLSLLAILLVGVLLSSLVVGAVSITLTDVLRIIGQKLGIVADTEDTAQIVLLSIRLPRLLFTVLIGAALGLSGAALQGLFRNPLVEPGIIGISSGAAVGAIFVIMFVSTRFPQLAEWAQTWLLPLFSFLGGLAATFFTLRIGQAANRMHITYLILGGVAISALAAAVIGIATFYADDNQLRAYTFWTLGDLSAATWDKLYVLTPLVGLAIIGLLAVARPLNAIALGEAEAYHSGVAVERVKLIIVLLSALAIGVSVAFSGIIGFVGLVVPHIIRVAFTSDQRLVLPASALGGACLLLLADMLARTVVSPAELPIGAITAAVGAPFFIYLLRATQKRQLI from the coding sequence ATGCCCAGCGTACTGACCGTCCGGAAAAGTAATTCTCGAACCCTAACGCTTAGTCTGTTAGCGATACTGCTTGTTGGAGTGCTGCTCAGTTCGTTAGTCGTAGGAGCTGTTTCTATCACGTTGACCGATGTACTACGGATCATAGGACAAAAGCTGGGCATAGTAGCTGATACAGAAGATACCGCTCAGATTGTGCTGCTAAGCATTCGGCTACCTCGCTTGCTTTTTACTGTACTTATCGGGGCGGCCTTGGGGTTGAGTGGAGCTGCCTTACAGGGTTTGTTTCGCAACCCGCTAGTGGAGCCCGGTATCATCGGTATTTCTAGCGGAGCAGCAGTAGGAGCCATCTTCGTCATCATGTTCGTCAGCACCCGATTTCCTCAACTGGCGGAGTGGGCTCAGACGTGGTTATTACCCCTGTTCTCCTTTTTGGGAGGATTAGCTGCCACCTTCTTCACCTTACGAATCGGACAAGCAGCGAACCGAATGCATATCACCTACCTCATTTTGGGCGGAGTAGCTATATCGGCTCTAGCTGCGGCTGTCATCGGAATAGCTACTTTTTACGCTGACGACAACCAGCTACGGGCGTACACTTTCTGGACGCTGGGTGACCTGAGTGCCGCCACCTGGGATAAATTATATGTACTCACCCCATTAGTGGGTTTAGCGATTATTGGTCTGCTGGCAGTGGCCCGTCCGCTGAATGCTATTGCACTAGGCGAAGCGGAGGCGTACCATTCTGGCGTGGCGGTAGAGCGAGTTAAGCTAATTATTGTATTACTCAGTGCGTTGGCGATAGGTGTTTCGGTGGCTTTCTCCGGCATTATCGGTTTTGTAGGCTTGGTTGTACCCCATATTATCCGGGTTGCCTTTACCTCCGATCAGCGGTTGGTACTTCCGGCTTCAGCGCTGGGTGGAGCGTGCTTACTCTTGCTGGCCGATATGCTGGCTCGCACTGTCGTCTCCCCGGCGGAACTTCCCATTGGTGCCATTACGGCGGCAGTTGGAGCTCCTTTCTTTATCTATCTGCTGCGAGCTACCCAAAAACGCCAATTGATCTGA
- the tmpT gene encoding thiopurine S-methyltransferase yields the protein MTIIDTNFWLNRWKNNEIGFHESEANPLLVKCFPMLSLKKGSRVFLPLCGKTRDIAWLLSQGYAVAGAELSQLAVEQLFAELYAEPEIIQQGELRLYRAKNLDIFVGDLFQLSGSMLGSIDAIYDRGALVALPEEIRSRYSDHLMKIAESVPQLLITYEYDQNQMDGPPFSISQEEVEQHYAQPYQVKHLSRTEATGPLRKRIAAQEEVWLLTSINSV from the coding sequence ATGACGATAATTGACACTAACTTCTGGCTCAACCGCTGGAAAAATAACGAAATAGGCTTTCACGAAAGCGAAGCCAACCCACTTTTGGTTAAGTGTTTTCCCATGCTTTCCCTAAAAAAAGGAAGTCGGGTATTTCTACCGCTCTGTGGTAAAACGCGGGATATTGCCTGGCTACTGTCCCAAGGCTACGCGGTAGCCGGAGCGGAGCTAAGCCAGTTAGCGGTAGAACAGTTATTTGCCGAACTGTATGCCGAGCCGGAAATTATTCAGCAAGGGGAATTACGCCTCTACCGCGCCAAAAACCTGGATATTTTTGTGGGTGACCTATTTCAATTGTCTGGCTCAATGCTGGGGTCAATAGATGCTATTTACGACCGGGGTGCCTTGGTAGCCTTACCCGAAGAAATCCGGTCGCGCTACTCCGACCATTTGATGAAAATCGCGGAGTCAGTTCCGCAACTGCTAATTACCTACGAATACGACCAAAACCAGATGGACGGGCCGCCTTTCTCAATCAGTCAGGAGGAAGTTGAGCAACACTACGCTCAACCCTACCAAGTAAAACATCTATCCCGCACCGAAGCGACCGGTCCACTTAGAAAGAGGATAGCCGCCCAAGAAGAGGTGTGGCTCTTGACATCTATCAACTCAGTATAA
- a CDS encoding HmuY family protein, which produces MRSVHSLFYFGLLSTLLVFAGCEEDEEAAPPAEVETVLIEDLETGTRRRGRDTTYFDLESGQIVPDDQANTTEWDIAFDNTDILVNSGISGSGQVEAQIVEGVFESIGSAPENGYRTDADSALAIPAGPEFENSWYRYTAETRPARAVLPIPGRVIVLRTNEGNFAKLEIISWYKGNPDTSTDEFADNIPARGSGHFTFQYALRPGGSREF; this is translated from the coding sequence ATGAGAAGCGTACATTCATTATTTTATTTCGGACTACTCAGTACTTTGTTAGTCTTTGCTGGCTGTGAGGAAGACGAAGAGGCTGCTCCCCCTGCGGAAGTTGAGACCGTATTAATTGAAGACCTTGAGACGGGCACCCGGCGAAGAGGTCGTGACACTACCTACTTCGATTTAGAAAGCGGACAGATAGTGCCTGACGACCAAGCTAATACTACCGAATGGGATATTGCTTTTGATAATACCGACATTCTAGTTAATAGTGGTATTTCCGGATCAGGGCAAGTAGAGGCTCAAATAGTAGAAGGCGTGTTTGAAAGTATAGGGTCAGCTCCGGAAAATGGTTATCGAACGGATGCTGATTCGGCTTTAGCCATTCCTGCGGGGCCAGAATTCGAAAATAGCTGGTATCGATACACAGCGGAAACCAGGCCTGCCCGAGCCGTTCTTCCTATTCCCGGTCGAGTAATTGTACTTCGTACTAACGAAGGTAACTTCGCCAAACTCGAGATTATAAGCTGGTATAAAGGAAATCCCGATACTTCTACCGATGAGTTTGCTGATAATATTCCGGCTCGCGGAAGTGGACATTTCACTTTCCAGTACGCACTACGACCAGGGGGCAGTCGCGAGTTTTAA
- a CDS encoding heme/hemin ABC transporter substrate-binding protein — protein MKKNVIYLLLIVISLPLAAQQRIVTAGSSSSEIVCALGYCDKIVATDRTSVYPEHLQGLPSIGYRNSIGAEGIISQNPDLVILEEEYVKDALVEQLLATGIPTEVVTQDRTWESTRDRIDVIAEALDEEDAGQELITELEQELAEVKQLVESSDQRPKVLGVYARGAGSMQVGGSDSPFSIIELAGAQNAVPKIEGFKPLNTESLIKANPDYILFFDSGLQSLGGIDGVLEIPGVAQTTAGKQRQIISINGVKLTNWGPRVAEAARELFYLTHPEEHAQRTDRPEK, from the coding sequence ATGAAAAAGAACGTAATATATCTACTGCTGATCGTTATCAGCTTACCGCTAGCCGCCCAGCAACGCATCGTGACGGCGGGTAGCTCATCCTCTGAGATTGTTTGTGCCCTGGGCTACTGCGATAAAATTGTGGCGACTGACCGTACTAGCGTTTACCCCGAACATTTGCAGGGACTTCCTTCTATTGGCTACCGAAACAGTATCGGAGCCGAAGGCATCATTTCGCAGAATCCCGATCTGGTGATCTTGGAAGAAGAATACGTAAAGGATGCGCTGGTAGAGCAACTGCTCGCTACGGGTATCCCTACTGAAGTGGTAACTCAGGATCGCACCTGGGAAAGTACCCGTGATCGGATTGATGTGATTGCCGAAGCCCTAGACGAGGAAGATGCGGGACAAGAACTGATTACTGAGTTGGAGCAGGAACTGGCGGAAGTTAAACAACTGGTTGAGAGTAGTGACCAACGTCCGAAAGTACTAGGAGTATACGCCCGAGGAGCCGGGAGTATGCAGGTGGGTGGTAGTGACTCTCCTTTCTCTATCATTGAACTGGCGGGTGCTCAGAATGCCGTTCCCAAAATTGAGGGTTTCAAACCGCTCAATACCGAATCGCTTATTAAGGCCAACCCTGACTACATTTTGTTTTTTGATTCGGGACTGCAAAGTTTAGGAGGTATTGACGGGGTACTGGAGATTCCGGGCGTAGCCCAAACCACTGCTGGTAAGCAGCGACAGATCATTTCCATAAATGGGGTCAAACTGACCAACTGGGGACCTCGTGTAGCCGAAGCCGCTCGTGAACTCTTTTATCTTACTCATCCCGAAGAGCATGCCCAGCGTACTGACCGTCCGGAAAAGTAA
- a CDS encoding TonB-dependent receptor, which yields MNKFILMFLLLFLGAGALLAQTNLGTIQGTITDKDNNPIPGLNAALRGTTLGNVTDADGEFTIGEIPTGSYQLMISGVGYQTQRRSVNVTEGQTLQLDFTLQPSLTQLQEVEITGRKETTYQNEVSFIGSKTATPLQDVPQSVSYVTKELILDQAAFRVNDVVKNMSGVNQYSFYNDITIRGFRVAGQRNSGNLINGMRAFTSFWKQQLIPHIERVEVIKGPASALFGNASPGGTINRVTKKPLDETRQSITATVGSFGTLRTLADFTGPMTEDGTLLYRLNLGYENADSFRDLQYDNNLIVAPSFSFLPNDATRLNVDVVYQSSDGRLDRGQAVFGDGDLFSVPITKALNAANDYLREESLNATLSFQHQFTDRIKFNSVYLHSNYREDLQEHRAANRFAALGDGGIDPEQVAMQAFIRRRNWSNDNFNNYLTLDLTTGPLEHQLLVGYDYFRQTLKPGGSQLQARRYLLADRTGTSNFDPENADAFALDEAGNPIPNVPHFDLTDPFANQIRDMSDYVYDTRLFPQSLLHNHGIYLQNQVTWGPLQVLIGLRQEYYIDELDYRTEDEERVSQDAFIPRLGLVYELSDRINLYGTYVEGYQPQSASVINDPDAGGPFDPLISNLIEFGAKTQWMDDRLSATLAIYRLRQEGALYNANDPDNPDRQVQIGEEQSQGIELDITGQILPNWSIVANYAFNEAVIQVSDDETEENRQKPNAPRHTGNLWTKYVIDRGAFAGLGIGVGINLVTERFGSIVPEGENPPLFPGYEVVDAALYYQLDKFRIQVNVNNVLDQTHWVGGYDFIRAFPGAPRNLLTTISYTF from the coding sequence ATGAACAAATTTATACTTATGTTTCTGCTGCTATTTCTTGGTGCCGGAGCACTGTTAGCGCAAACCAACTTGGGTACCATACAAGGCACCATCACTGATAAAGACAATAATCCAATACCCGGACTGAACGCGGCTCTGCGGGGTACTACGCTGGGTAACGTAACTGACGCTGACGGGGAATTTACAATTGGTGAAATTCCCACCGGATCGTATCAGCTTATGATTTCCGGAGTGGGCTACCAGACCCAACGTCGCTCGGTCAATGTCACCGAAGGTCAAACTCTACAGCTTGATTTCACCTTACAGCCGAGCCTTACTCAGCTACAGGAAGTAGAAATCACCGGACGAAAGGAAACCACCTACCAGAACGAGGTATCGTTCATAGGCTCCAAGACGGCTACGCCACTGCAAGATGTACCGCAGTCGGTAAGCTACGTCACCAAAGAACTGATTCTCGATCAGGCAGCTTTTCGGGTCAACGATGTGGTGAAAAATATGAGCGGGGTGAATCAGTATTCGTTCTACAACGACATCACTATTCGGGGCTTTCGGGTGGCCGGACAACGTAACTCTGGCAACCTCATCAACGGAATGCGGGCGTTTACCAGCTTCTGGAAACAGCAGCTTATTCCGCACATTGAGCGAGTAGAAGTTATCAAGGGGCCAGCCTCTGCCCTATTTGGTAATGCTTCACCGGGGGGCACCATCAACCGAGTTACTAAGAAGCCGCTGGATGAAACCCGACAATCAATTACTGCCACCGTAGGTAGCTTTGGTACACTACGTACCCTGGCTGACTTCACCGGACCAATGACCGAAGATGGCACCCTGCTGTACCGCCTCAACCTAGGCTACGAAAACGCTGACAGCTTTCGCGACCTACAGTATGATAATAACCTGATTGTAGCCCCGTCGTTCTCATTTCTCCCCAATGATGCCACCCGGCTCAACGTAGATGTGGTTTACCAAAGCTCAGACGGACGCCTAGACCGAGGGCAAGCAGTATTCGGCGACGGTGACCTCTTTTCGGTTCCTATTACTAAGGCTCTTAATGCAGCTAACGACTACCTGCGGGAAGAGAGCCTCAACGCTACCCTATCGTTTCAGCACCAGTTTACCGACCGAATTAAGTTTAATAGCGTATATCTGCACTCTAACTATCGGGAAGACCTTCAGGAGCACCGCGCCGCCAATCGCTTTGCAGCGCTAGGCGATGGTGGTATTGACCCTGAACAAGTAGCTATGCAGGCGTTCATTCGTAGGCGTAATTGGAGCAACGATAACTTCAATAATTACTTAACCCTTGATCTGACTACCGGCCCGCTGGAGCATCAATTACTTGTAGGCTACGACTACTTCCGCCAAACACTGAAGCCCGGTGGCTCACAGTTACAGGCCCGGCGATACCTTTTAGCTGACCGAACGGGGACTAGTAATTTTGATCCCGAAAACGCTGATGCTTTTGCCCTAGATGAAGCGGGTAACCCCATTCCCAACGTACCTCACTTCGACCTCACTGACCCTTTCGCTAACCAAATACGGGATATGAGCGACTATGTGTATGATACCCGGCTTTTTCCGCAAAGCCTACTGCATAACCACGGTATCTACCTACAGAACCAAGTAACCTGGGGGCCGCTGCAAGTACTAATCGGCCTACGACAGGAGTACTATATTGATGAGCTGGACTACCGTACCGAAGACGAAGAACGAGTAAGCCAGGATGCATTTATTCCGCGTTTGGGACTGGTGTACGAGCTTAGTGATCGGATAAATTTATACGGCACCTACGTAGAAGGTTATCAGCCCCAATCGGCTAGTGTGATAAATGACCCCGATGCGGGAGGGCCGTTCGATCCGCTTATTAGTAATCTAATAGAGTTCGGTGCTAAGACCCAATGGATGGATGATCGCCTAAGTGCTACGTTGGCTATATACCGATTACGGCAGGAGGGCGCCCTCTACAACGCCAATGATCCTGATAACCCTGATCGGCAGGTGCAGATCGGCGAAGAGCAGTCGCAGGGAATAGAGTTAGACATTACCGGACAAATTTTACCCAACTGGAGTATAGTTGCCAACTACGCCTTTAACGAGGCAGTTATTCAGGTGAGCGATGATGAAACCGAAGAAAACCGCCAGAAGCCCAATGCACCCCGGCATACGGGTAATCTGTGGACTAAATACGTAATCGACCGCGGGGCATTCGCCGGACTGGGTATCGGGGTAGGTATTAACCTAGTAACCGAACGCTTTGGGTCTATTGTCCCCGAAGGTGAAAACCCACCACTGTTTCCGGGCTACGAAGTAGTAGATGCTGCCCTATACTATCAGTTAGATAAATTTCGTATTCAGGTAAACGTGAATAATGTGCTGGATCAGACCCATTGGGTGGGTGGCTACGATTTCATCCGGGCTTTTCCGGGAGCTCCGCGTAATCTGCTTACTACTATTTCTTACACTTTCTAA
- a CDS encoding heme ABC transporter ATP-binding protein, giving the protein MLRATDISRRIGQKVLLNNCSLTLTPGRFTAVVGPNGAGKSTLLRIVSGEDQPDRGQVHLNGRLLANHSSRELSQVRAVLPQHTTVNFPFTVEQVIEVGRFAHRTSDQENQLIISEVMRLTGLVPFQGRAYQTLSGGEQQRVQMARVMAQLGGETYRGALSQPRYLLLDEPTSSLDLAQQQRLLGLAKDLCLRPFGLLAILHDLNLAIQYADDILFLKQGETIAYGAVEEVVTQAIVEETFSHPEQRLAVRLIRDQRQLIVVPKLQPRHNKEETLINANKQHYESHP; this is encoded by the coding sequence ATGCTGCGGGCTACCGACATATCGCGCCGAATTGGGCAGAAAGTACTACTCAATAATTGTTCGCTTACCCTTACGCCCGGACGGTTCACGGCAGTGGTGGGACCGAACGGAGCCGGAAAGAGCACATTGCTTCGTATCGTATCGGGCGAAGATCAACCCGACCGGGGGCAGGTTCACCTGAACGGTCGGCTACTAGCCAATCACTCTAGCCGGGAGCTATCGCAGGTACGGGCGGTGCTACCGCAACACACGACGGTAAACTTCCCCTTCACAGTAGAACAGGTGATTGAAGTTGGCCGCTTCGCTCACCGTACTTCGGATCAGGAGAACCAACTCATCATAAGCGAAGTGATGCGACTGACTGGACTAGTCCCTTTCCAGGGACGAGCGTACCAAACTCTTTCGGGAGGTGAGCAGCAGCGGGTGCAGATGGCTCGGGTGATGGCGCAACTCGGGGGGGAAACCTACCGAGGGGCTTTATCTCAACCCCGGTACTTGCTACTTGATGAACCTACTTCCAGCCTGGACTTGGCGCAGCAGCAGCGATTATTGGGGTTGGCGAAAGACTTATGCTTACGCCCCTTTGGCTTATTAGCTATTCTGCACGATCTGAACTTGGCCATTCAGTACGCCGATGATATTCTTTTTCTGAAGCAGGGTGAAACCATTGCCTATGGAGCAGTGGAAGAAGTTGTTACGCAGGCCATCGTCGAAGAAACTTTTTCTCATCCAGAGCAACGGCTCGCGGTAAGACTTATTCGCGATCAGAGGCAACTGATTGTTGTTCCTAAACTACAACCTCGCCACAACAAAGAAGAAACTTTAATCAACGCAAACAAACAACACTATGAATCACACCCTTGA
- a CDS encoding ChaN family lipoprotein, giving the protein MMIRRITVLSILWLIASGSWAQQLPAYQLFNQKGKPTSYAKMLRTLAKADVVLFGELHNNPICHWLELQLLRDLHQEHDSLVLAMEMFEADNQLVLDEYLLGTIQEKHLLNEAKVWNNYATDYQPLIEFAKANDIPVVASNVPRRYANLVYRQGLAALDSLSDQAKQWVAPLPITVDMQLSSYQEMLAMMGGSSHGGDTGEAETLVHAQAVKDATMAHFVLQQLPRPVFHVNGSYHSQDKEGIAWYLRQAQPDLIIMNIHSVEQDTIDELVEENQTDADFTICIPSDMTKTY; this is encoded by the coding sequence ATGATGATCCGACGAATAACAGTACTGAGTATCTTATGGCTAATAGCCTCCGGTAGCTGGGCGCAGCAGTTGCCCGCTTACCAACTATTCAACCAAAAGGGTAAGCCGACTTCCTACGCTAAAATGCTCCGAACTCTAGCCAAGGCTGATGTGGTGTTATTTGGCGAATTGCACAACAACCCTATTTGCCACTGGCTGGAACTGCAACTGCTCCGCGATCTGCACCAAGAACACGACAGCCTCGTACTAGCAATGGAGATGTTTGAAGCCGATAATCAACTGGTGCTGGATGAGTACTTACTGGGTACCATTCAGGAGAAGCACCTGCTGAATGAAGCCAAGGTATGGAACAACTACGCTACCGACTACCAACCGCTGATTGAGTTCGCCAAGGCGAATGATATTCCGGTGGTCGCCTCCAATGTTCCCCGTCGCTACGCCAACCTGGTCTACCGGCAGGGTCTGGCTGCACTAGATTCACTGTCCGATCAAGCGAAGCAGTGGGTCGCGCCCCTACCCATCACCGTCGATATGCAACTATCCAGCTACCAGGAAATGCTCGCGATGATGGGCGGAAGCAGCCACGGAGGTGATACCGGAGAGGCTGAAACCCTAGTACATGCCCAAGCGGTGAAAGATGCCACTATGGCTCACTTCGTACTTCAGCAGTTGCCCCGTCCCGTGTTCCACGTCAACGGAAGCTATCATTCCCAAGACAAAGAAGGAATTGCCTGGTACCTACGGCAAGCCCAACCGGACTTAATTATTATGAATATCCATTCGGTAGAACAGGATACTATTGATGAACTAGTAGAAGAAAATCAAACCGATGCCGACTTCACTATCTGTATACCTAGTGACATGACTAAGACTTACTAA
- a CDS encoding PepSY-associated TM helix domain-containing protein, whose amino-acid sequence MTFKKLIGQVHLWLGFLAGLVVVISMTAAAIFVWEEELTDWYYGDYVFVEEQTTRQPMAALFAAARKALPDKEVYGVEVFNEPERAYLFTAFQRNPDAGGWTFWDDYQYWDKVYVNPYTGEVTGTVNMLTNWIELTRRLHQNLLLRYAIGHWIVGVATLIILVMVITGLVLWWPRNRKVLRHRLKIKWNARWRRVNYDIHNVGGFYSYLFITILAATGLVWTFDWWSDGIYRLLGNDPEEIFAKPPELVRFGPTPESAINLAWQDAQQQRSSWQRIYFNLPKSVEKGGISAFVEFDGSSGWQESDQYLYQPETGNIHFRRQHENKLLGEKWRNSNYPIHVGSIYGLSTKILACLTALFCASLPITGFYIWLGRRKKKPKRAPRQGTKAKSIRPVVASSSSSKPKVSHNKVRVQPRSQVTRSKSTAKQSTNDDN is encoded by the coding sequence ATGACCTTCAAAAAGCTAATCGGACAGGTTCATCTTTGGCTGGGATTCTTAGCCGGACTCGTGGTAGTCATCAGCATGACGGCGGCCGCTATCTTTGTGTGGGAAGAGGAACTGACTGACTGGTACTACGGCGACTATGTATTTGTGGAAGAGCAAACTACCCGGCAACCTATGGCCGCGTTGTTTGCCGCAGCCCGTAAAGCTTTGCCCGATAAAGAAGTCTACGGAGTTGAGGTGTTTAACGAGCCTGAACGAGCCTACCTTTTTACCGCCTTCCAGCGCAACCCGGATGCGGGTGGATGGACTTTTTGGGACGACTACCAGTACTGGGATAAAGTATACGTTAACCCCTACACCGGTGAGGTAACCGGCACAGTCAATATGCTCACCAACTGGATTGAGCTAACCCGTCGCCTGCACCAAAACCTGCTACTCCGCTACGCTATTGGGCACTGGATTGTGGGCGTAGCTACGCTAATTATTTTGGTAATGGTGATTACCGGACTGGTACTATGGTGGCCCCGCAACCGAAAAGTGCTCCGGCACCGATTGAAGATTAAGTGGAACGCCCGCTGGCGACGGGTGAACTACGACATTCACAACGTAGGTGGGTTTTATAGTTACCTGTTTATCACCATTCTGGCAGCTACCGGACTGGTCTGGACATTTGACTGGTGGAGCGATGGCATCTATCGTTTACTGGGGAATGATCCGGAGGAAATCTTTGCCAAACCGCCCGAGCTGGTTCGCTTCGGGCCTACTCCCGAATCAGCGATCAACCTCGCTTGGCAAGATGCTCAACAGCAGCGGTCTAGTTGGCAGCGCATCTACTTCAATCTACCCAAGTCAGTGGAAAAGGGAGGCATCTCGGCCTTCGTAGAGTTTGACGGAAGCTCCGGTTGGCAGGAGTCTGACCAGTACCTCTACCAGCCCGAAACGGGTAATATCCACTTTCGGCGGCAGCACGAAAATAAGCTACTGGGTGAAAAATGGCGCAATTCCAACTACCCTATTCACGTGGGCAGTATCTACGGCCTATCAACTAAAATACTGGCTTGCCTGACTGCCTTGTTCTGCGCCTCGCTGCCCATCACTGGTTTTTACATCTGGTTAGGTCGGCGTAAGAAGAAGCCGAAGCGCGCCCCAAGGCAAGGTACCAAAGCCAAGTCCATTCGCCCCGTAGTGGCTAGCTCCTCCTCAAGTAAGCCTAAGGTTTCTCACAATAAAGTAAGGGTTCAGCCTCGTTCGCAGGTAACCCGATCCAAATCCACTGCAAAACAATCCACCAATGACGATAATTGA
- a CDS encoding putative toxin-antitoxin system toxin component, PIN family, giving the protein MDTNVILSGLLFSNSVPSKAINRATELGTIAVSEEVVSEYREVFARKKFDRFIGAEERRLLLNNFLLESKYFEIEETITECTDAKDNKFLEVGVAASAACLVTGDNALLVLHPFRTIPILNAADFLRQF; this is encoded by the coding sequence TTGGATACCAACGTTATACTTAGCGGTCTGCTCTTTTCCAACTCCGTTCCTTCCAAGGCTATCAATAGAGCTACAGAATTAGGCACGATTGCCGTTTCAGAGGAAGTAGTTTCGGAGTACCGCGAAGTATTTGCCAGGAAAAAGTTTGATCGCTTCATTGGTGCGGAAGAGCGTAGGCTCTTGTTGAACAATTTCCTGTTAGAGAGCAAGTACTTTGAGATCGAAGAAACTATTACTGAATGTACCGACGCAAAAGATAACAAGTTTTTAGAAGTTGGAGTAGCCGCTTCAGCAGCTTGTTTGGTAACAGGCGACAACGCACTACTGGTGTTGCATCCCTTCCGAACCATTCCCATTCTCAACGCAGCGGACTTCCTTCGGCAATTTTGA
- a CDS encoding hemin-degrading factor: MNHTLEQSADTIRAAWQELLEEEPNLRIREAAKRLESSEAQLLATTISQDCIRLRGPWPDFLKRLPELGYVMSLTRNDACILEHKGHFDQINAFGKGDHRMATVIGPIETRVFFNNWHVAFAVHQKKGERELTSLQVFDRAGDAVTKIFLQKESNQDAYQSIVRDFRNDDQGAEQSVPGTEEKTYTDEVDQDSFLADWDNLKDTHDFFPMLRKHQVHRYHALELAVEKYTYQIDPEALEGMLKRASQTKLPIMIFAGNRGNLQIHQDTIRTIRMLERGHNGVERWLNVLDPKFNLHLRLNMVDTAWVVKKPTEDGIVTAVELFDAQRNLITQFFGLRKPGIPQRSDWADLVATLPKIAE; encoded by the coding sequence ATGAATCACACCCTTGAACAATCAGCCGATACCATTCGCGCTGCCTGGCAGGAGTTACTAGAAGAAGAACCTAACCTACGCATCCGGGAAGCAGCCAAGCGGCTAGAGTCAAGTGAAGCTCAGCTACTGGCCACTACCATTAGCCAAGATTGCATCCGCCTGCGGGGCCCCTGGCCTGATTTCCTCAAGCGACTGCCCGAACTGGGCTACGTGATGTCGCTGACCCGTAACGATGCTTGTATTCTGGAACACAAAGGTCACTTCGACCAGATCAACGCTTTTGGAAAGGGCGACCACCGGATGGCTACCGTTATTGGCCCTATTGAGACCCGGGTATTTTTCAACAATTGGCACGTGGCTTTTGCGGTTCACCAAAAAAAAGGGGAACGCGAACTCACCAGCCTCCAGGTATTTGATCGGGCGGGCGACGCTGTTACTAAGATTTTCCTGCAAAAAGAAAGTAATCAGGATGCCTATCAATCCATCGTGCGTGACTTTCGGAACGATGATCAGGGAGCTGAGCAAAGCGTACCGGGCACCGAAGAAAAAACCTATACCGATGAAGTAGATCAGGACTCATTCCTTGCCGACTGGGACAACCTGAAAGATACCCACGACTTTTTTCCGATGCTACGCAAGCATCAAGTACATCGCTACCATGCGCTGGAGCTGGCAGTAGAAAAATATACCTACCAGATTGATCCGGAAGCCCTAGAAGGTATGCTGAAGCGCGCCTCCCAAACTAAACTACCTATTATGATCTTTGCCGGAAACCGGGGCAATCTCCAGATTCATCAGGATACGATACGAACCATTCGGATGCTGGAGCGCGGACACAATGGGGTGGAACGCTGGCTTAATGTGCTTGATCCCAAGTTTAATCTGCACCTGCGGTTAAACATGGTGGATACCGCTTGGGTGGTAAAAAAGCCCACCGAAGACGGTATTGTCACTGCGGTGGAACTGTTTGATGCCCAGCGTAACCTCATTACCCAGTTTTTCGGTCTGCGTAAACCCGGCATTCCCCAGCGAAGCGATTGGGCTGATTTAGTGGCTACGTTGCCTAAAATTGCTGAATAA